Part of the Streptomyces sp. HSG2 genome, CTCCTCGGCCCTGGCCAGGGAGCCCGGCAGGGCGTCTCTCACCTCGTCGAGCAGCGCGAGGAGACCGGCGCGGTTGATCACGCACGAGGCCGACATGGGCATGGCGCGGGCACCCGCGACCAAGGTGACGATCTCGTCCAGCTTCTTCTGCACGTCCACCGTGTGCTCGCCACTCCCTACGCGACTGGATGGTCGGACGGAAGACGACTGTACGGCGCCGCACCGCGGGAGGGGGACCGCCTCGGGGGCGGGTCCGCCTCAGCGGTCTCCCAACCGCGTGTCCAGCGCGGCCAGGACCGCGGGCGGGACCAGGTGAGCGACGTCACCACCCCAGGTGGCCACCTCCTTGACCAGGGACGAGGAGAGGAAGCTGTAGGTGGGGTTGGTGGGAATGAAGAGGGTCTCCACACCGGAGAGGCCGTTGTTCATCTGGGCCATCTGCAGCTCGTAGTCGAAGTCGCTGACGGCGCGCAGGCCCTTGACGATGGCGGGGATGTCGCGTGCCCGGCAGAAGTCGACGAGCAGACCGTGGAACGACTCGACCCGGACGTTCCCGTACTCGGCCGTGACCTCGCGGATGAGGTCGATGCGTTCCTCGATCTCGAACAGCCCCCGCTTGGACTGGTTGATCATCACCGCCACGTAGACCTCGTCGTACAGCCTGGAGGCACGGGCGATGATGTCGAGGTGTCCGTTGGTGATCGGGTCGAACGACCCGGGGCAGACGGCGCGGCGCACTGGTGATCCCTCGCTCTCCGGTCCGGTCATCGTGCGTGGTCGCACGGTGAGGCGGCGCGACCGTACCAAAGCGTGCCCTCGCCGTAGCGACGGGAGCGGAGCGCCCGGATGCCCTCCGGCCAGTCGAATTCGCCGCCCCTGCTACCGCGCTCCACGGTGACGAGGGCCTCGACGGCGAGCCACCCTCGTGCGAGGAGTGTGATCAGGATCTCTCGAAGATCGTCGTCCGCGACGGCGTAGGGAGGGTCGAGGAAGGCCATGTCGAAAGGGTGCTCCGGCGGGGCGCCGCGGACGATCCGCTCGGCCTGACCGATCCGGACCTCCGCGCCGGGCAGACCGAGGGCGCGGACGTTCTCCCGGACTGTGCGGGCGGCACGCGGCTCCGCCTCGACGAGCAGGGCGTGACTCGCGCCCCGGGACAGCGCCTCAAGACCGACGGCGCCCGAGCCCGCGTACAGGTCGAGCACGCGCTCGCCGCACAAGGGCCGCCCCAGGAGCGACCGCCAGGTGGAGAAGAGGGCCTCGCGGGCCCGGTCCGACGTGGGGCGGGTCCCCGTCCCGGGAGGGACGGCGAGTCGGCGTCCGCCGGCCACGCCGGCGATCACGCGGGTCATCTGTGTCGAATCCTTGGTGGAGGGGACGTGTGGCTCCCCAGTGTGGCAGGCGCGGCGGCGGTGACAGGGGGCGCGGCGTGCGGCCCGACGGGGTCGGTCGGCGGGTGCGGCCCGACGGGCGGCTCCAACGCCCGGCCCGCGGACCTCACCCCTTCTCCAGATAGCGCTCCCGCTCGGCGTCGAGCAACGCCTCCAAGGCCGTGCGCAGCCCGGGCAGATGAGTCAGCTCCGGGTCCGCGGACACCACCGCGAACGCCTCCTGTCGCGCCTCCTCGATGATGTCCTCGTCCTCCAGAACGGTCAGTACGCGCAACGACGTCCGAGCCCCGGACTGGGCCCTGCCCAGCACGTCTCCCTCACGGCGCTGCTCCAGGTCGACCCGGGACAGTGCGAAGCCGTCCTGCGTCGAGGCGACGGCTGCCAGCCGGCGGCGGGCCGGGCTCCCCTCCGGCGCCTCGGTGACCAGCAGGCACAGCCCGGCCGCGGCACCGCGACCGACCCGGCCGCGCAACTGGTGGAGCTGGGAGACCCCGAAGCGGTCGGCGTCCATGATCACCATGACGGTGGCGTTGGGTACGTCCACCCCCACCTCGACGACGGTGGTGGCGACGAGCACGTGCGTCTCCGCCGCCGAGAAGCGCCGCATCGCGGCGTCCTTGTCCTCGGGTGGCATCCGGCCGTGCAGGACGCCCACGGAGAGGCCGCGGAGCGGACCGGCGGCGAGCCGGTCCGCCATGTCGAGGACGGCGACCGGCGGGCGTCTGTCGGTCGTCTCCTCGGAGTCGGACGGCGCGTGCCCGGACGACCGCTCTCCGGGCTCGCCCTCCTCGTCCCCGATGCGGGGGCACACCACGTACGCCTGGTGCCCTCGGATCACCTCCTCGCGGACCCGCTCCCAGGCGCGGGTGAGGAAGTGGGGCTTGTCGGCGGCCGGGACGACGTGGCTGGCGATGGGCGAGCGTCCGGCCGGGAGTTGGTCGAGGACCGAGGTGTCGAGATCCCCGAAGACGGTCATCGCGACCGTGCGCGGGATGGGCGTGGCGGTCATGACCAACAGGTGCGGGGAGCCCCCGCCGCGGGCGTCCGCCTTGCCGCGCAGGGCGTCGCGTTGCTCCACACCGAAGCGGTGCTGCTCGTCGACGACGACCAGCCCCAGATCGTGGAAGCGCACGGAGTCCTCGATGAGCGCGTGGGTCCCGACGACGATCCCGGCCTCGCCGGTGGCCAGTTCGAGGAGGACCCGGCGCCGCTCCGCTGCGCTCGTGGAACCCGTGAGCAGTGTCACCCTCGTGGCGTGCTCGGCGGCGTCGAGCATGCCGCCCCGCCCCAGCCCTCCGAGCATCTCGACCATGGAGCGATGGTGCTGCTGCGCCAGCACCTCGGTCGGCGCCAGCATCGCGGCCTGCCCGCCCGCGTCGACGACTGCGAGCATGGCACGCAGCGCCACCAGCGTCTTGCCGGAGCCGACCTCCCCCTGGAGGAGTCGGTGCATCGGATGGTCGGAAGCGAGGTCGTCGAGGATCTCCAGGGACACTCGCCGTTGGCCGTCGGTGAGAGTGAAGGGCAGCCTCTCGTCGAAGGCGGCCAGCAGACCGTCCGGGGCCGCCTTTCTCGCCACGGCGGGGAGCAGGTTCTCCGCGTGCCGGCGGCGGGCCAGCGCGACCTGGAGGACGAAGGCCTCGTCCCACTTCAGTCGCGCGCGGGCGCGATCGACGTCGACCTGGGATCGAGGGCGGTGGATCTTGACCAGCGCCTGGGACAGGGAATCGAGGTCCCGCCCCTCGCGCAGGGTCGCGGGCAGAGGGTCGATCGCGTCCTCGGCGGCGGGCAGCACGGTCTGGACGGCCTTGGCGATCTTCCAGGACTCCAGCTTGGCGGTGGCCGGGTACAGGGGGATCAGGGAACCGGCCCAGTCCTCGGCCGCGGCGTCCTCGGCGGGCTCGCCCCCCTCGTCGCGCAACAACTCGTACGCCGGGTGCGCGAGCTGGAGCCGGCGGTTGAAGACGGAGACCCTGCCCGCGAACATGGCCCTGGTTCCCGGCAGCAGTTCCTTGTGGGGCTTGTGCGCGCCGGCGCCGAAGAAGACCAGCCGCAGCCGACCGCTGCCGTCGGTGATCGTCACCTCGAGTCGACGGCCCTTGCCGCCAGGAGCCCTGGCGGAGGCGAAGGCGTGGAGTCGGGCCTCCGCCACCTGGGCCACGACCGTGACGTGCTCGTCCATGGGCAGATCGACGAGGTGGGTGAGCCGGCCGCGCTCCTCGTACCGACGTGGGTAGTGGTGGAGGAGGTCGCCGACGGTGTGCAGGCCGAGATGCTCGGCCATCACCTTCGCCGTGGTGGGGCCGAGCACCGCCTTCAAGGGGCGTTCCAGAGGTTCTCGCAGCGCGGGCACGGGTCCATTGCACACCACGGCACCGACAGCGGCGCGGTACGCGCCGCTCCTCCCGCGTGTACGGCTCCGGCCCGCCGGGGCGCACGGCCTGGGCACCCGGTCGGGCGGCGCGAACCTCGGCGCCTATTCGACGCCGATGAGCAGGGGGGCGCCCTGCCGTCCCCCCCTGTGGACCACCGTGTCCACGGCGAGGTACGCGCCGCGCACACGCGCGCGCAGCAGGTCGGCGACGCCCTGCGGCGCGTCGTCGCCCAGGACCAGGGTGACCAACTCGCCACCGGCCGCCAACATCCGGTCCAGTACCGCCTCGGCGACGCCCGCCACGTCGGAGCCGATCACCGCGACGTCTCCGTCGATGAGGCCCAGCACGTCGCCCGCCTGGCAGACGCCGGCGGTGGTCCAGGCCCGCCTCTCGGCCACCGCCACCTCGGCGTACCTGGTGGCACCGGCCGCCGAGGTCATCGCCACGACGTCCTCGTCGAACCGGCGGCCGGGTTCGTGGACGGCGAGCGCGGCGATGCCCTGGACGGCGGAGCGGGTGGGGATCAGTGCCACCCGCGCCCCCTCCGCACGGACCTGCTCGACCGCGACCGCCGCGGTGTGGCGCAGCTCGGCGTCGTTCGGCAACACGACCACCTCGTGCGCGTGCGCCCGCCGTACGGCCTGTGCCAGTTCCCCGCTGGCGAGTGGCTCCCCGGGGCGAGCGAGCAGGGTCGTGGCCCCGCACTCGGCGTACAGCGCGGCCAGCCCTTCCCCCGGCACGACGGCGACCACCGCGCGCCGCGCCCGCTCGGCCGGGTCCTGGAGGGGCGTGGCCGGCATCCGGGCGTGCGCGTCGTCCCGGTCGAAGTGGGTGACGCGGATGCGGTGCGGCCGGCCCGCCTCCACGCCGGCCTCGATCGCGGCACCGGCGTCGTCGACGTGCACGTGGACGTTCCACAGTCCGTCGCCTCCGACGACCACCAGGGACTCGCCGAGGGTGTCCAGGCGGGCACGGAGGCGTTCGACCGAGGTGTCGTCGGCTTCCAGGAGGTAGACGACCTCGAAAGCGGGACCGCCCGCCGGGTCCCCCAAGCCGGCGGGATCGGCGGGAGTCTCGGCGTGGGGGGCGGGCGCGGCAGAGGTCGTCGAGGTGCCGTGCCCGTGCGCGTCCCCCCCGGACCGGCGCTCGGGTTCGCGGCGGGTCTCTCCGGTGAGGACCTCCAGCAGCGCGCCGAGCACGGTCACCAGGCCGAGCCCACCGGCGTCGACGACCCCCGCCCGGCCGAGGACGGACAGTTGCCCCGGGGTTCGCGCGAGCGCTTCGCGGGCGCCCCGGTGCGCGGCACGGACCACCCCGGCGCAGTCGGTCCCGCCGCCCTCGGCCGCCGCCGCGGCGGCGGCGGCCACGGAGAGGACGGTGCCCTCGACCGGGTGGGCCACGGCCTCGCGGGCGGAGTCGGAGGCCCGGCGCAGGGCCCGGCGCAGGGCGACGCCGTCGACGCCGGACCCCTCCTCGCCGCCCAGCACCTCGGCCATGCCGCGAAGCAACTGGGCCAGGATGGTGCCGGAGTTCCCGCGGGCGCCCAGGAGAGCTCCGTGGGCCATCGCCCGGACGGCGTCGGCGAGGGGAGGGCCGTCCGGCTCGTGGGCGGTGAAGACCGCCTCCACCGCCCCGGTCGCCGACTCAAGGGTGAGGTAGAGGTTGGTCCCGGTGTCGGCGTCCGCCACCGGATAGACGTTGATCGCGTCGATTTCCTCGCGCGCGCGGCCGAGCGAGGCCAACGCGGTCCCGCACCAGGCGCGCACGGCCGGAGCGTCGATGGTTCCCCTCGGCACCTGCGCCACCCGTGCCTCCCTGAGCTGCTCGATGTCCCCGCAGCGTAGACCGCCCGACGTCGGGCGCCGGAGCGGGGCGAGGCGTCCCCTTCACCTCACCGGTTTCCTCCTGCCGAGACAGTCGTTGTATGATGCTCCGGTTGCCCGATCCCGATCGGGCCGTTCCCCTGGCACAGCCACTCGGGTCTCGAAGCGTCCGTATGGACCGAGCGCCTCGATCCCGGCATGCCGGGATCAACCGTAAGTGCATCTGAAGTCTTTGGAGTGACCCGTGGCTGCCAACTGCGACGTCTGCGGCAAGGGGCCGGGCTTCGGCAACAACATCTCGCACTCTCACCGCCGTACGCCCCGTCGCTGGAACCCCAACATCCAGCGTGTGCGTACCGTGGTCGGCGGGACGCCGAAGCGCGTGAACGCTTGCACCTCGTGCATCAAGGCCGGCAAGGTCTCGCGCTGACGCTCAGCAACAGCGCGCGGTCACTGCCGGTCCGCTGCGAGAGCCGGTCCACCCTCGGGTGGACCGGCTCTTCGCCGTTCCCGAGCGGGGCACGGGCAGGGGTCACCCTCGCGGGCCGAGCGCCCAGCCGTGGTCCACGGGGCCGATCCCCGAACCCAGCGGGAAGCCGGCGCCGATCGCGCCCGTGACGTACGCCTTGGCGGCGGCGACCGCCTCGGGTACCGACCGTCCCCTGGCCAGTCCGGCGGCGACCGCCGAGGCCAGGGTGCAGCCGGTGCCGTGCGTGTGCCGGTTGTCGTGACGCGGAGCGCGCAACCAGTGCTCGACGGAGCCGTCGGTCAGCAGGTCCACGGGCTCACCGGGCAGGTGGCCGCCCTTGATCAGCGCCCATCGGGGCCCGAGGGCAAGCACCGCCCCCGCCGCGCGGCGCATGTCGGCCTCGGACTCCACCCGGACCCCGGTCAGTTGGGTCACCTCGTCCAGATTCGGAGTGGCGACGGTGGCCAGGGGAAGCAGCGCCGCCCGCACCGACTCCACGGCCGAAGCGGCCAACAGGGGGTCGCCGTGCTTGGACACGCCGACCGGGTCGACGACCAGCGGGGCGTCGGTTCCGTCGAGCAGTTCGGCGACCGCCTCCACGAGTTCCGCGGAGGCGAGCATCCCGGTCTTGACCGCCTGCACTCCGATGTCGTCGACGACGCTGCGGTACTGGGCGCGGACCGCTTCCGCCGGAAGCTCCCAGGCCCCCCGCACGCCCTGGGAGTTCTGGGCCGTCACCGCCGTCAGGACGCTCATTCCGTGGACGCCGAGCGCGAGCATCGTCTTCAGGTCCGCCTGGATCCCGGCACCGCCGCCGGAGTCGGAACCGGCGACGGTCAACACCCGCGGCGGGCCGCTCACGACTCGATCTCCCCTCCGAAGTGGTCCCAGCCGCCCTCGCCGGTCCACGGCGCGCCGTCGACGGTGATCCGGGGCAGCGCGGAAGGGTGGAGGACCTCCCCGATCACCTTCCAGCGGGCGGGCAGCTTCACCTCCGGCGGGAAGGTGGCGACGATGGCGTGGTCCTCTCCTCCTGTCAGCACCCACAGCATCGGATCGACGCCGACGGCCTGGCCGATGTCGTGCATCTGGGAAGGGATGTCCACTGCGCCGGATCGCAGGTCGATCCGGACCTTGCTGGCCTCGGCGATGTGGCCCAGGTCGGCGATGAGCCCGTCGCTGACATCGCACATCGCGGTCGCTCCCAGCCCCGCGGCGGCGGGACCGGCGTCGTATGGGGGTTCGGGGCGTCGGTGTGCCTCCACGAAGGCGCGCGGCGAGCGGAAACCGCGGGACAGGACTGCCAGGCCCGCGGCCGACCAGCCCAGCCAGCCCGTCACCGCGACCAGGTCGCCGGCTTGGGCTCCCCCCCGGGTCACGGGGTCCTGGTTGCGCAGATCGCCCAGGGCGGTGATGGACAGTGTGACGGTGTCGCCGCCGACGACGTCTCCCCCGACCACGACGGCTCCGGCCACCTGGCACTCGTCGCGCAGGCCGTCCATCAGCTCGGTGGGCCAGGTCACCGGCAGTTCGCCGGGGACCACGAGGCCGAGCAGCAACGCCGTGGGCACCGCGCCCATGGCGGCGATGTCGGCCAGGTTCTGGGCCGCGGCCTTTCGGCCCACGTCGTACGCGGTCGACCAGTCCCGACGGAAGTGGCGTCCCTCGACGAGGACGTCCGTGCTGGCCACGACGCGACGATCGGGGGCCGCGACCACGGCGGCGTCGTCGCCCGGCCCGACCCGCACCACCGGGCCGGATGTGAGGCGGGAGGTGAGCTCCCTGATCAGCCCGAACTCGCCGAGCTCACCTACCGTGCCCTTCATCGTCCACTCCCCTTCCGGCCCGGTCCTGCCAGGTCGCGCGTCGTCTGTGTCCTCGGCTACGGTCGAACGGACCGTCGGGGGCGAGGTGCCCCTCGCGATCGTCGCCGTCCTCCCGCCCCATGCTCCACGGTGGACGAGCCGTCCGGCCACGGGTCTCCCGGCCGGGGGCCCGGGCGCGATAGCGTGTCCCCCCACTCCCCCATGATCCTCGTGGCGACCTGGAGGCTCCGTGGTACAGGCGTACATCCTGATCCAGACCGAGGTCGGCAAGGCCTCGACCGTCGCCGAGACGATCGGTGAGATCCCGGGGGTGCTGCGGGCCGAGGACGTCACGGGGCCCTATGACGTCATCGTGCGGGCCGAGTCCGAGAGCGTCGACGCCCTGGGACGCATGGTGGTCGCCCGCGTCCAACAGGTGGACGGCATCACCCGCACGCTGACCTGCCCGATCGTCCACATCTGACCCCCGTCGCAGGTCCGCCCCGCCCGGCGCGATCGCATCCCGTGGTGCCGTCTTCGGACGACGCGGGGACGTGGTGTGGCGGGCTCTCGTCCTCGGACGGGAGCCCGCCGATCATACTGCGGACAGGTCGTAGGCCACACGGCCGGAGCGGCCGGGGCACCTCCCGGGAGCGGGGTCAGCGCAGGCCGGTGGATCGACGCAGTGCGGCCTGGAGCAGCCGGTCGACGAGTTCCGGGTAGGACACCCCGCTGGCCTCCCACATCTTCGGGTACATCGAGATCGGGGTGAATCCGGGCAGGGTGTTGATCTCGTTGATGACGAACTCGCCGTCGTCCCCGAGGAAGAAGTCCGCGCGGACAAGTCCCTCGCAGGAGACCGCCTCGAACGCCTCCACGGCCAGCCGACGCACCTCGGCCGACTGCTCGTCCGTCAGCGGGGCGGGCACGACCCCGGGCGTGGAGTCGATGTACTTGGCCTCGAAGTCGTAGTAGGCGTGGGCGGCGGGCGGGGGGATCTCGGCGGGCACCGATGCCCGGGGCCCGTCCTCGAACTCCAGCACCCCGCACTCGATCTCACGACCGCGCAGCGCGGCCTCGACCAGGATCTTGGGGTCGTGCCGCCGGGCCTCGGCGAGCGCCTCCTCCAGCCTGCCCGGCTCCTCGACCTTGGTGATGCCGATGGAGGACCCGGCGCGAGCCGGCTTCACGAAGATCGGCCATCCGTGCTCGCCGACCAAGTCCGCGATCTTCCTGCGGGCGCCGTCGGGCTCCCGCTCCCACTC contains:
- the coaD gene encoding pantetheine-phosphate adenylyltransferase, whose amino-acid sequence is MRRAVCPGSFDPITNGHLDIIARASRLYDEVYVAVMINQSKRGLFEIEERIDLIREVTAEYGNVRVESFHGLLVDFCRARDIPAIVKGLRAVSDFDYELQMAQMNNGLSGVETLFIPTNPTYSFLSSSLVKEVATWGGDVAHLVPPAVLAALDTRLGDR
- the rsmD gene encoding 16S rRNA (guanine(966)-N(2))-methyltransferase RsmD, with the translated sequence MTRVIAGVAGGRRLAVPPGTGTRPTSDRAREALFSTWRSLLGRPLCGERVLDLYAGSGAVGLEALSRGASHALLVEAEPRAARTVRENVRALGLPGAEVRIGQAERIVRGAPPEHPFDMAFLDPPYAVADDDLREILITLLARGWLAVEALVTVERGSRGGEFDWPEGIRALRSRRYGEGTLWYGRAASPCDHAR
- the recG gene encoding ATP-dependent DNA helicase RecG; the encoded protein is MPALREPLERPLKAVLGPTTAKVMAEHLGLHTVGDLLHHYPRRYEERGRLTHLVDLPMDEHVTVVAQVAEARLHAFASARAPGGKGRRLEVTITDGSGRLRLVFFGAGAHKPHKELLPGTRAMFAGRVSVFNRRLQLAHPAYELLRDEGGEPAEDAAAEDWAGSLIPLYPATAKLESWKIAKAVQTVLPAAEDAIDPLPATLREGRDLDSLSQALVKIHRPRSQVDVDRARARLKWDEAFVLQVALARRRHAENLLPAVARKAAPDGLLAAFDERLPFTLTDGQRRVSLEILDDLASDHPMHRLLQGEVGSGKTLVALRAMLAVVDAGGQAAMLAPTEVLAQQHHRSMVEMLGGLGRGGMLDAAEHATRVTLLTGSTSAAERRRVLLELATGEAGIVVGTHALIEDSVRFHDLGLVVVDEQHRFGVEQRDALRGKADARGGGSPHLLVMTATPIPRTVAMTVFGDLDTSVLDQLPAGRSPIASHVVPAADKPHFLTRAWERVREEVIRGHQAYVVCPRIGDEEGEPGERSSGHAPSDSEETTDRRPPVAVLDMADRLAAGPLRGLSVGVLHGRMPPEDKDAAMRRFSAAETHVLVATTVVEVGVDVPNATVMVIMDADRFGVSQLHQLRGRVGRGAAAGLCLLVTEAPEGSPARRRLAAVASTQDGFALSRVDLEQRREGDVLGRAQSGARTSLRVLTVLEDEDIIEEARQEAFAVVSADPELTHLPGLRTALEALLDAERERYLEKG
- a CDS encoding DAK2 domain-containing protein, whose protein sequence is MAQVPRGTIDAPAVRAWCGTALASLGRAREEIDAINVYPVADADTGTNLYLTLESATGAVEAVFTAHEPDGPPLADAVRAMAHGALLGARGNSGTILAQLLRGMAEVLGGEEGSGVDGVALRRALRRASDSAREAVAHPVEGTVLSVAAAAAAAAEGGGTDCAGVVRAAHRGAREALARTPGQLSVLGRAGVVDAGGLGLVTVLGALLEVLTGETRREPERRSGGDAHGHGTSTTSAAPAPHAETPADPAGLGDPAGGPAFEVVYLLEADDTSVERLRARLDTLGESLVVVGGDGLWNVHVHVDDAGAAIEAGVEAGRPHRIRVTHFDRDDAHARMPATPLQDPAERARRAVVAVVPGEGLAALYAECGATTLLARPGEPLASGELAQAVRRAHAHEVVVLPNDAELRHTAAVAVEQVRAEGARVALIPTRSAVQGIAALAVHEPGRRFDEDVVAMTSAAGATRYAEVAVAERRAWTTAGVCQAGDVLGLIDGDVAVIGSDVAGVAEAVLDRMLAAGGELVTLVLGDDAPQGVADLLRARVRGAYLAVDTVVHRGGRQGAPLLIGVE
- the rpmB gene encoding 50S ribosomal protein L28, whose product is MAANCDVCGKGPGFGNNISHSHRRTPRRWNPNIQRVRTVVGGTPKRVNACTSCIKAGKVSR
- the thiD gene encoding bifunctional hydroxymethylpyrimidine kinase/phosphomethylpyrimidine kinase; the protein is MSGPPRVLTVAGSDSGGGAGIQADLKTMLALGVHGMSVLTAVTAQNSQGVRGAWELPAEAVRAQYRSVVDDIGVQAVKTGMLASAELVEAVAELLDGTDAPLVVDPVGVSKHGDPLLAASAVESVRAALLPLATVATPNLDEVTQLTGVRVESEADMRRAAGAVLALGPRWALIKGGHLPGEPVDLLTDGSVEHWLRAPRHDNRHTHGTGCTLASAVAAGLARGRSVPEAVAAAKAYVTGAIGAGFPLGSGIGPVDHGWALGPRG
- a CDS encoding thiamine-phosphate kinase; the encoded protein is MKGTVGELGEFGLIRELTSRLTSGPVVRVGPGDDAAVVAAPDRRVVASTDVLVEGRHFRRDWSTAYDVGRKAAAQNLADIAAMGAVPTALLLGLVVPGELPVTWPTELMDGLRDECQVAGAVVVGGDVVGGDTVTLSITALGDLRNQDPVTRGGAQAGDLVAVTGWLGWSAAGLAVLSRGFRSPRAFVEAHRRPEPPYDAGPAAAGLGATAMCDVSDGLIADLGHIAEASKVRIDLRSGAVDIPSQMHDIGQAVGVDPMLWVLTGGEDHAIVATFPPEVKLPARWKVIGEVLHPSALPRITVDGAPWTGEGGWDHFGGEIES
- a CDS encoding Lrp/AsnC ligand binding domain-containing protein gives rise to the protein MVQAYILIQTEVGKASTVAETIGEIPGVLRAEDVTGPYDVIVRAESESVDALGRMVVARVQQVDGITRTLTCPIVHI
- a CDS encoding D-alanine--D-alanine ligase family protein, with protein sequence MSSENLPQSPQQQPRRPRVAVVFGGRSSEHGISVVTAGAVLAALDRDRYDVLPIGITSDGRWALTADAPERMAITDRRTPSVDDLAETIEGGVVLPVDPADREVVYSEPGSVPKALGEVDVVFPVLHGPYGEDGTLQGLLELSGVPYVGSGVLASAVGQDKEYMKRVFASFGLKVGPYVVIRPREWEREPDGARRKIADLVGEHGWPIFVKPARAGSSIGITKVEEPGRLEEALAEARRHDPKILVEAALRGREIECGVLEFEDGPRASVPAEIPPPAAHAYYDFEAKYIDSTPGVVPAPLTDEQSAEVRRLAVEAFEAVSCEGLVRADFFLGDDGEFVINEINTLPGFTPISMYPKMWEASGVSYPELVDRLLQAALRRSTGLR